Below is a genomic region from Citrobacter europaeus.
GACAATGTTTTTGGCAGTGGCATGATGCGCATGAAATTTGAACTTCCTCACGGTTTTTATTCATGTCCACCTATACCCGTCCCGTCATGCTATTGCTATGCGGGCTGCTTCTGTTGACCCTGGCGATCGCCGTGTTAAACACGCTCGTCCCGCTTTGGCTCGCCCATGAAAATCTGCCCACATGGCAGGTAGGCGTGGTGAGCTCGTCCTATTTTACCGGTAATCTGGTAGGGACGTTGCTGACCGGGTATTTAATAAAACACCTTGGTTTTAATCGCAGCTATTACATCGCCTCGCTTATTTTTGCCGTAGGTTGTGTCGGGCTGGGGATTGTGGTGGGATTCTGGAGCTGGATGACATGGCGCTTTATTGCCGGTGTTGGCTGCGCCATGATTTGGGTGGTAGTGGAAAGTGCGCTGATGTGCAGTGGGACTTCGCGTAATCGCGGACGTTTGCTTGCCGCTTATATGATGATCTATTACGTGGGGACGTTTTTAGGCCAGTTGCTGGTTAGTAAAGTATCAACTGAATTGATGAACGTTCTGCCGTGGGTGACGGGTACAATCCTGGCTGGCGTTTTACCACTGCTCTTTACGCGCATTGCCAATCAGCAGGGTGATGAACAGCAGTCTACGCCTATTGTCTCCATGCTGAAGCTGCGACAGGCGCGTCTGGGCGTTAACGGCTGTATTATTTCCGGGATTGTATTGGGGTCCTTGTATGGCCTGATGCCGCTGTATCTCAACCATCAGGGGGTGAGCAACGCCAGCATTGGTTTCTGGATGGCGGTTCTGGTTAGCGCCGGTATCCTGGGGCAATGGCCGATTGGCCGTCTGGCGG
It encodes:
- a CDS encoding MFS transporter, producing the protein MSTYTRPVMLLLCGLLLLTLAIAVLNTLVPLWLAHENLPTWQVGVVSSSYFTGNLVGTLLTGYLIKHLGFNRSYYIASLIFAVGCVGLGIVVGFWSWMTWRFIAGVGCAMIWVVVESALMCSGTSRNRGRLLAAYMMIYYVGTFLGQLLVSKVSTELMNVLPWVTGTILAGVLPLLFTRIANQQGDEQQSTPIVSMLKLRQARLGVNGCIISGIVLGSLYGLMPLYLNHQGVSNASIGFWMAVLVSAGILGQWPIGRLADKLGRLLVLRVQVFVVIVGSIAMLNQAAMAPALFMLGAAGFTLYPVAMAWACEKVEHHQLVAMNQALLLSYTVGSLLGPSFTAMLMQNYSDSLLFIMIASVSFIYLLMLLRKTGHTPNSIAHI